One region of Olleya sp. Hel_I_94 genomic DNA includes:
- the fabG gene encoding 3-oxoacyl-[acyl-carrier-protein] reductase, with protein sequence MKLLEGKTAIITGASRGIGKGIAQVFAQQGANVAFTYSSSVEAANELEKELNAFGVKAKGYKSNAASFDEAQQLAEDVLAEFGSIDVLINNAGITKDNLLMRMGEQDFDQVIEVNLKSVFNMTKAVQRTMLKQRKGSIINMSSVVGVKGNAGQTNYAASKAGIIGFSKSVALELGSRNIRSNVIAPGFIETEMTAKLDEETVKGWRNAIPLKRGGTPEDIANVCVFLASDMSAYVTGQTINVDGGMLT encoded by the coding sequence ATGAAACTTTTAGAAGGGAAAACAGCAATTATTACAGGTGCTTCCAGAGGTATTGGTAAAGGGATTGCTCAAGTATTTGCTCAGCAAGGTGCAAATGTAGCATTCACTTACAGTTCGTCTGTAGAGGCTGCAAACGAGTTAGAAAAAGAATTAAATGCTTTTGGTGTAAAAGCAAAAGGATATAAAAGTAACGCAGCAAGTTTTGACGAAGCACAGCAATTAGCAGAGGATGTTTTAGCAGAATTTGGTAGCATTGATGTGTTAATAAATAATGCAGGTATTACTAAAGATAACTTGTTAATGAGAATGGGTGAACAAGATTTTGATCAAGTAATTGAAGTTAATCTTAAGTCTGTTTTTAATATGACAAAAGCAGTACAACGTACTATGTTAAAGCAACGTAAAGGATCTATAATTAACATGAGTTCTGTAGTTGGTGTCAAAGGTAACGCTGGACAAACTAACTACGCAGCATCAAAAGCTGGTATTATTGGTTTTTCTAAATCTGTAGCTTTAGAGTTAGGCTCTAGAAATATTAGAAGTAATGTGATTGCACCAGGTTTTATCGAAACAGAAATGACTGCAAAGTTAGATGAAGAAACCGTTAAAGGATGGCGTAATGCTATACCACTTAAGCGTGGTGGTACACCAGAAGATATTGCTAATGTATGTGTGTTTTTAGCATCAGATATGTCTGCCTATGTAACTGGACAAACTATAAATGTTGATGGTGGAATGTTAACCTAA
- a CDS encoding M16 family metallopeptidase: protein MKHLKLILALVVITFVASCKKSNSDTTAAKTETQKDANGFSYQSVANDPTGLRLYTLDNGLKVYLSKNTDEPKIQTYIAVRAGSNYDPKESTGLAHYLEHMVFKGTDQIGTVNWETEKKYLDTISNLYEKHRAEKDPDNKLAIYKEIDRVSLEASNYSVANEYDKMSSSLGATGTNAYTWFEQTVYTNKIPVNELDKFLALESERFGQVVLRLFHTELEAVFEEFNRGQDNDGRKRYAAMLEGLFPNHPYGQQSTIGTAEHLKNPSMIDINNYFDKYYVPNNMAVVLVGDLDFESTIQKVNNTFGKFERKEVEHPVLPKEEPLTAIVENEVYGPTAESISIAYRTGGVNTEEEKLVTLADMILANGNAGLMDLNLNQKQLVQYAGSSTTFLNDYGYHSLSGSPKEGQSLEELKGLMLDQINKLKKGEFEDWMIDAVINDLKKSQLKQFESSTAVADAYVDAFIHNEQWEDKVRFLDDLKKITKQQLVDFANSFYKDNYVVTYKRKGNDDKIVKVQNPGITPVNLNRGANSKYIEDFNKMESEALKPVYVDYASAIKTTKTDSGIKVSYIENESNDLFDLNIIFDMGSDNDKKLDLAVGYLEYLGTDKYSNEDLKKEFYKLGIDYYVNTGNEQTFIGLNGLKENLPKGLELLEELLDNAVPNQEAYSKYVQSIAKGRQNNKTNKGSILRSGLMNYAKYGENSSLRNIIPVTELNSINPQELVNLTKDLKNYKQRMFYYGKDVDNAISAINKSHKVSQDLKDYPEAVTFTEKETGGNVYFVDFDMVQSEMMFLAKGEPFKAENMAASTLFNTYFGGGLSSIVFQEIRESKSLAYSAWSNYSTAREKDDSNYVMAYIGTQANKMPQAVEAMMGLMNDMPESEAQFNAAKESTLKQIAAQRINKSSIFWSYERLQKLGISEDNREAMYNAIKDMTLADLREFFNKNIKGEDYNVMVIGNKKDVDLKALNKLGKVQEMDVDYLFNYEKQEDVKM from the coding sequence ATGAAACATTTAAAACTAATTTTAGCTTTAGTTGTAATTACTTTTGTTGCTAGCTGCAAAAAAAGTAATTCGGATACAACCGCAGCTAAAACAGAAACACAAAAGGATGCCAATGGATTTAGTTATCAAAGCGTAGCTAATGACCCAACAGGATTAAGATTGTATACCCTAGATAATGGTCTAAAAGTATATTTAAGCAAAAACACCGATGAGCCTAAAATCCAAACTTACATTGCAGTAAGAGCTGGTTCTAATTACGATCCCAAAGAATCTACTGGATTAGCACATTATTTAGAGCACATGGTCTTTAAGGGTACCGATCAGATTGGTACAGTTAATTGGGAAACTGAAAAAAAATATCTAGACACTATTTCTAATTTATATGAAAAACATAGAGCTGAAAAAGATCCAGATAATAAACTAGCTATTTATAAAGAGATTGATCGAGTGTCTTTAGAAGCATCAAACTATTCAGTAGCTAATGAGTATGATAAAATGTCAAGCTCTTTAGGTGCTACAGGTACTAACGCTTATACTTGGTTTGAGCAAACAGTGTATACCAATAAAATTCCGGTAAACGAATTAGACAAATTTTTAGCACTAGAAAGCGAGCGTTTTGGACAAGTAGTCTTACGTTTATTTCATACAGAATTAGAAGCTGTTTTTGAAGAGTTTAATAGAGGCCAAGATAATGATGGTCGTAAACGTTATGCAGCTATGCTGGAAGGTTTATTCCCTAATCATCCTTATGGTCAGCAATCTACTATTGGTACTGCAGAGCATTTAAAAAATCCTTCTATGATAGATATTAATAACTATTTTGACAAATATTATGTACCAAATAATATGGCAGTCGTTTTAGTTGGTGATTTAGATTTTGAATCAACCATACAAAAAGTGAACAATACCTTTGGTAAGTTTGAAAGAAAAGAAGTAGAGCATCCTGTACTACCTAAGGAAGAGCCATTAACTGCAATAGTAGAAAACGAGGTGTATGGACCAACTGCAGAAAGTATTTCTATAGCCTACAGAACAGGCGGAGTTAATACTGAAGAAGAAAAACTTGTAACCTTAGCAGATATGATTTTGGCTAATGGTAACGCTGGTTTGATGGATTTAAATTTAAATCAAAAGCAATTAGTGCAATATGCTGGATCTTCAACAACATTTTTAAACGATTATGGTTATCATTCTTTAAGTGGATCACCTAAAGAAGGTCAGTCGTTAGAAGAGTTAAAAGGTTTAATGTTAGATCAAATTAACAAACTTAAAAAAGGTGAATTTGAAGATTGGATGATTGATGCAGTTATCAATGATCTTAAAAAATCTCAATTAAAGCAATTTGAAAGTAGTACAGCTGTAGCAGATGCTTATGTTGATGCTTTTATTCATAACGAACAATGGGAAGACAAAGTCCGTTTTTTAGACGACCTAAAAAAGATTACAAAACAACAATTGGTGGATTTTGCTAATTCATTTTACAAAGATAATTACGTTGTAACGTACAAACGTAAAGGTAATGACGACAAAATCGTAAAGGTACAAAACCCAGGAATTACACCTGTTAATCTTAATAGAGGTGCTAATTCTAAATATATCGAAGACTTTAATAAAATGGAGTCAGAAGCTTTAAAACCTGTCTATGTAGATTATGCTTCAGCTATTAAAACAACTAAAACCGATAGCGGAATTAAAGTGTCATATATTGAGAATGAATCAAATGATTTATTTGACTTAAACATCATTTTTGATATGGGAAGTGATAATGACAAAAAATTAGATTTAGCAGTAGGTTATTTAGAGTATTTAGGCACAGATAAATATTCAAATGAAGACTTGAAAAAAGAGTTTTATAAATTAGGAATAGATTATTACGTTAATACAGGTAATGAGCAAACTTTTATTGGTTTAAATGGGTTAAAAGAAAATCTTCCAAAAGGTCTTGAGCTGTTAGAAGAATTATTGGATAATGCTGTACCAAACCAAGAAGCATATAGTAAATACGTGCAATCTATTGCTAAAGGAAGACAAAATAATAAAACTAATAAAGGTAGTATTTTAAGAAGTGGTTTAATGAATTATGCTAAATATGGCGAAAATTCTAGCTTACGAAATATCATTCCTGTAACAGAATTAAATAGTATTAATCCTCAAGAATTAGTAAATCTAACCAAAGATTTAAAAAACTACAAACAGCGTATGTTTTATTACGGTAAAGATGTAGATAATGCAATTTCAGCTATAAATAAATCTCATAAAGTAAGTCAAGATCTTAAAGATTATCCTGAAGCAGTTACTTTTACAGAAAAAGAAACTGGAGGAAATGTGTATTTTGTAGATTTTGACATGGTACAATCAGAAATGATGTTTTTAGCAAAAGGAGAACCTTTTAAAGCAGAAAACATGGCTGCATCTACATTATTTAACACCTATTTTGGAGGAGGTTTATCCTCAATAGTTTTTCAGGAAATTAGAGAATCTAAATCATTAGCATATTCTGCATGGTCTAATTATAGTACTGCTAGAGAAAAAGACGATTCTAATTATGTAATGGCATACATTGGTACTCAGGCAAACAAAATGCCACAAGCAGTGGAGGCTATGATGGGATTAATGAATGATATGCCAGAGTCTGAAGCACAGTTTAATGCAGCTAAAGAGTCTACTTTAAAGCAAATAGCAGCACAACGTATTAATAAATCTAGTATTTTCTGGAGTTATGAAAGACTTCAAAAATTAGGAATCTCAGAGGATAACAGAGAAGCTATGTATAATGCAATTAAAGATATGACTTTAGCGGATTTACGCGAGTTTTTTAATAAAAACATAAAAGGAGAAGATTATAACGTTATGGTAATTGGAAACAAAAAAGATGTGGATTTAAAAGCTCTAAATAAATTAGGAAAAGTACAAGAGATGGATGTGGATTATTTATTTAATTACGAAAAACAAGAAGACGTTAAAATGTAA
- the sucD gene encoding succinate--CoA ligase subunit alpha — MSVLVNKDSKIIVQGFTGSEGTFHAGQMIEYGTNVVGGVTPGKGGQTHLDRPVFNTVQEAVDKAGADTTIIFVPPAFAADAIMEAANAGIKVIICITEGIPVADMIKAAAYIKDKDCRLIGPNCPGVITPGEAKVGIMPGFVFKKGKVGIVSKSGTLTYEAADQVVKQGLGITTAIGIGGDPIIGTTTKEAVELLINDPETECVVMIGEIGGQLEADAANWYKASGSKKPIVGFIAGETAPAGRTMGHAGAIVGGSDDTAQAKKAIMRDCGIHVVDSPAEIGKKVAEVMA, encoded by the coding sequence ATGAGCGTTTTAGTAAACAAAGATTCAAAAATAATAGTTCAAGGATTTACAGGTAGTGAAGGTACTTTTCACGCAGGTCAAATGATTGAATACGGAACAAATGTAGTAGGTGGTGTAACACCAGGTAAAGGTGGTCAAACTCATTTAGACAGACCAGTTTTTAACACAGTGCAAGAAGCTGTAGATAAAGCAGGAGCAGACACTACAATCATTTTTGTACCACCAGCATTTGCAGCAGACGCAATAATGGAAGCTGCTAACGCAGGAATTAAAGTAATTATTTGTATTACAGAAGGTATTCCTGTAGCAGATATGATTAAAGCAGCAGCTTATATCAAAGACAAAGACTGTAGATTAATTGGACCTAACTGTCCAGGCGTTATCACTCCAGGAGAAGCTAAAGTTGGTATTATGCCAGGTTTTGTTTTCAAAAAAGGAAAAGTTGGTATCGTATCTAAATCTGGTACATTAACGTATGAAGCTGCGGATCAAGTTGTAAAACAAGGATTAGGAATCACTACTGCAATTGGTATTGGTGGAGACCCAATTATTGGAACAACTACAAAAGAAGCGGTTGAGTTATTAATTAATGATCCAGAAACTGAATGTGTTGTTATGATTGGTGAAATTGGTGGTCAATTAGAAGCAGATGCTGCTAACTGGTACAAAGCTTCAGGAAGTAAAAAACCTATCGTTGGTTTTATCGCAGGTGAAACTGCACCAGCAGGACGTACAATGGGTCATGCAGGAGCAATTGTAGGTGGATCTGATGATACAGCTCAAGCTAAAAAAGCAATTATGAGAGATTGTGGTATTCACGTAGTAGATTCTCCAGCTGAAATTGGTAAAAAAGTAGCCGAAGTTATGGCTTAA
- a CDS encoding nuclear transport factor 2 family protein, translating to MSARAIVKAFYSLDLAKADNAIEMFDKNCQLHWNSSQGYTALDYNGIDQKLKEVRQSFVSFTYKLSHLLKENNTITARYTAYAATIERPDKVEPIAHFISIWEVKDGLLYKGYEISQLFDENPSSLSSYS from the coding sequence ATGTCAGCCAGAGCAATTGTAAAAGCCTTTTATAGTTTAGATTTAGCAAAAGCAGATAATGCGATTGAAATGTTTGATAAAAATTGTCAATTGCATTGGAATAGTAGTCAAGGATATACAGCCTTAGATTATAACGGTATTGACCAAAAGCTAAAGGAGGTTAGACAATCATTTGTGTCATTTACTTATAAATTAAGTCATTTACTAAAAGAAAATAATACCATTACAGCTAGATATACAGCCTATGCAGCTACAATTGAAAGACCTGATAAGGTGGAGCCAATAGCTCATTTTATTTCAATCTGGGAAGTAAAGGATGGACTTTTATATAAAGGATACGAAATAAGTCAATTATTTGATGAAAATCCTTCTAGTTTATCATCATATTCGTAA
- a CDS encoding UDP-3-O-(3-hydroxymyristoyl)glucosamine N-acyltransferase — protein sequence MKFPKPYTLQDIAKIIDCTFVGDANFEVLGMNEIHVVTPGDIVFVDHPKYYDKALNSAATIVLINKEVDCPKGKALLISDDPFRDFNKLTSYFKPFTSSNVEISTSAKIGVNTVIQPNCFIGHNVTIGDNCVIHSNVSIYDDTVIGNNVTIHAGSILGASAFYYKNRPEGFDQLKSGGRVVIQDNVDIGALCTIDKGVTGDTTIGEGSKLDNQIQVGHDTVIGKKCLIASQTGIAGCCIIEDEVTLWGQVGTTSGITIGKKANVLGQTGVTKSIEGGKSYFGTPIEESRVKLKELAYIKRIPEIIKQLKNK from the coding sequence ATGAAATTTCCAAAGCCATATACATTACAAGACATTGCAAAAATTATAGACTGTACGTTTGTAGGAGATGCTAATTTTGAGGTGCTAGGCATGAACGAGATTCATGTAGTAACACCTGGAGATATTGTTTTTGTTGATCACCCAAAATACTATGATAAAGCCTTAAATAGTGCAGCTACCATTGTTTTAATTAACAAAGAGGTGGATTGTCCTAAAGGTAAAGCATTGTTAATTAGTGATGATCCTTTTAGAGATTTTAATAAACTTACGTCATATTTTAAACCATTTACTAGTTCAAATGTAGAGATATCAACATCAGCAAAAATTGGCGTAAATACAGTAATACAACCAAATTGTTTTATAGGTCATAATGTTACTATTGGAGATAATTGTGTAATCCATTCTAACGTAAGTATATACGACGACACGGTTATTGGAAACAATGTTACCATCCATGCTGGAAGTATTTTAGGTGCTAGTGCTTTTTATTATAAAAATAGACCAGAAGGATTTGATCAATTAAAATCTGGAGGTAGAGTAGTAATACAAGATAATGTAGATATTGGTGCATTATGTACTATAGATAAAGGGGTTACAGGAGACACGACCATTGGAGAAGGCTCTAAATTAGATAATCAAATCCAAGTTGGGCATGATACCGTTATTGGTAAAAAATGTTTAATTGCCTCTCAAACAGGTATTGCAGGATGTTGTATTATTGAAGATGAAGTTACACTTTGGGGACAAGTAGGAACAACTAGCGGAATTACAATAGGTAAAAAAGCTAATGTTTTAGGTCAAACAGGTGTGACAAAATCCATAGAAGGCGGAAAATCCTATTTTGGGACGCCAATTGAAGAATCAAGAGTAAAATTAAAAGAGTTGGCATATATTAAGCGAATTCCTGAAATAATTAAACAATTAAAAAACAAATAG
- the efp gene encoding elongation factor P, with amino-acid sequence MATTSDIRNGLCIRYNNDIYKIIEFLHVKPGKGPAFVRTKMKSVTNGKVLDNTFSAGHKLEDVRVETHKFQYLYNDGEFYHFMNEADYSQIRLLESALDTPDLMKEGEVVTIQINSEDNMPLSVDMPATVILEVTATEPGVKGNTATNATKPATVETGATVNVPLFINEGDKIKVETDKGTYKERVKE; translated from the coding sequence ATGGCAACGACTTCAGATATTAGAAACGGACTATGTATTAGATATAACAATGATATCTATAAAATCATTGAATTTTTACATGTTAAACCAGGTAAAGGACCAGCATTTGTTAGAACAAAAATGAAAAGTGTAACTAACGGTAAAGTGTTAGATAATACGTTTTCTGCAGGTCATAAATTAGAAGATGTAAGAGTAGAAACACATAAATTTCAGTATTTATATAATGATGGCGAATTTTATCATTTTATGAATGAAGCGGATTATTCTCAAATTAGATTATTAGAGTCTGCTTTAGATACACCAGATTTAATGAAAGAAGGTGAAGTGGTTACTATTCAAATCAATTCAGAAGACAATATGCCACTTTCTGTAGATATGCCAGCAACCGTAATTTTAGAAGTAACAGCTACTGAGCCAGGAGTTAAAGGTAACACTGCTACTAATGCAACAAAACCTGCAACGGTAGAAACTGGAGCAACTGTTAACGTTCCTTTATTTATTAATGAAGGCGATAAAATTAAAGTTGAAACAGACAAAGGGACTTACAAAGAACGTGTAAAGGAATAG
- the lpxA gene encoding acyl-ACP--UDP-N-acetylglucosamine O-acyltransferase: protein MNQPLAYVHPGAKIAKNVVIEPFTTISNNVIIGEGTWIGSNVTIMEGARIGKNCNIFPGSVISAVPQDLKYNDEDTLTIIGDNVTIRECVTINRGTTDRMKTVVGDNCLIMAYCHIAHDCIVGNNCIFSNNSTLAGHINIGDYVVLAGMTAVHQFCSVGSHAFVTGGSLVRKDVPPFVKAGREPLSYVGINSVGLRRRGYTTEKIREIQDIFRILYQKNYNNSQAAAIIEAEMEATTERDEILQFIKNSHRGIMKGYFKSN from the coding sequence ATGAACCAACCCCTAGCATACGTTCATCCAGGAGCGAAAATCGCAAAAAATGTGGTTATTGAGCCATTTACTACTATAAGCAATAATGTAATTATTGGAGAAGGTACGTGGATTGGTAGTAACGTAACAATTATGGAAGGCGCAAGAATCGGTAAAAATTGTAATATTTTTCCTGGTTCTGTAATTTCTGCGGTACCACAAGACTTAAAATATAATGATGAAGATACACTTACAATCATAGGTGATAATGTTACTATAAGAGAGTGTGTTACAATTAATAGAGGTACAACTGACAGAATGAAAACTGTTGTTGGAGATAACTGTTTAATAATGGCATATTGCCATATTGCTCATGATTGTATCGTAGGTAATAATTGCATATTTTCTAATAATTCAACTTTAGCTGGACATATAAATATAGGTGACTATGTTGTTTTGGCAGGTATGACAGCTGTACACCAATTCTGTTCAGTAGGTAGTCATGCTTTTGTAACAGGAGGATCTTTGGTGCGTAAAGATGTACCACCTTTTGTAAAAGCAGGTAGAGAGCCACTATCTTACGTAGGAATTAATTCTGTTGGTTTAAGACGTAGAGGTTATACCACTGAAAAAATTAGAGAAATACAGGACATATTCAGAATTTTATACCAAAAAAATTACAACAACTCGCAAGCTGCTGCTATTATTGAAGCAGAAATGGAAGCAACGACAGAAAGAGATGAAATTCTTCAGTTTATAAAGAATTCTCATCGTGGAATCATGAAAGGGTATTTCAAATCAAATTAA
- a CDS encoding bifunctional UDP-3-O-[3-hydroxymyristoyl] N-acetylglucosamine deacetylase/3-hydroxyacyl-ACP dehydratase, which produces MGIISTDIKQKTILKEVSLKGVGLHTGKEVTLTFKPAPVNAGFSFKRIDLEGNPVIEADANYVTNTQRGTCLEKNGVTIQTCEHVLAALVGLDIDNAILELDNSEPPIMDGSSKFFVEALEKAGIEEQDAFREVYDVSDVISYTDEESGSEILVMPAKEYQITTMVDFGTKVLGTQNATLNNMSDFKKDISDSRTFSFLHELESLLEHGLIKGGDLNNAIVYVDKELSDSTMEKLKSAFNKDAIAVKPNGILDNLTLHYPNEAARHKLLDVIGDLALIGTRIRGKVIANKPGHFVNTQFAKKMSKLIKNERRNNVPNIDLNQTPVMDVNQIMDMLPHRQPFLLLDKVFELSDNHVIGLKNVTMNEEFFKGHFPGAPVMPGVLIVEAMAQTGGILVLSTVPDPENYLTFFMKMDNVKFKQKVVPGDTLIFKCSLITPIRRGICHMQGYAYANGKLCAEAELMAQITKVK; this is translated from the coding sequence ATGGGAATAATTAGTACTGACATAAAGCAAAAAACAATACTTAAGGAAGTATCCCTTAAAGGTGTTGGCTTACATACAGGAAAAGAGGTAACATTAACCTTTAAACCTGCACCAGTAAATGCTGGATTTTCTTTTAAAAGAATAGATTTAGAAGGAAACCCTGTTATAGAGGCAGATGCAAACTATGTGACTAACACACAACGTGGAACTTGTTTAGAAAAAAACGGAGTTACCATTCAAACGTGCGAACATGTATTAGCTGCTTTAGTAGGTTTAGATATAGATAATGCTATTTTAGAACTAGATAACTCAGAACCACCAATTATGGATGGATCTTCTAAGTTTTTTGTAGAAGCATTAGAAAAAGCAGGAATTGAAGAACAAGATGCCTTTAGAGAAGTGTATGACGTAAGCGATGTTATCTCTTACACAGATGAAGAGTCTGGTAGCGAAATTTTAGTAATGCCAGCGAAAGAGTATCAAATTACAACAATGGTTGATTTTGGGACTAAAGTATTAGGTACACAAAATGCAACATTAAATAATATGTCCGATTTTAAAAAGGACATATCAGATTCTAGGACGTTTAGTTTTTTACATGAATTAGAATCATTACTAGAGCATGGATTAATTAAAGGAGGTGATTTAAATAATGCTATCGTTTATGTAGATAAAGAATTGTCTGATTCTACAATGGAAAAATTAAAATCAGCTTTTAATAAAGATGCAATTGCTGTTAAACCAAATGGGATTTTAGATAACTTAACCTTACATTATCCTAATGAAGCAGCAAGACACAAACTACTAGATGTTATTGGTGATTTAGCTTTAATAGGAACACGCATTAGAGGTAAAGTAATTGCTAATAAACCAGGTCATTTTGTAAACACTCAGTTTGCGAAAAAAATGTCCAAATTAATAAAAAACGAAAGACGTAATAACGTACCAAATATTGATTTAAACCAAACTCCGGTTATGGATGTCAATCAAATTATGGACATGTTACCACATAGACAACCTTTTTTACTACTAGATAAGGTTTTTGAATTATCAGACAATCATGTTATTGGTCTTAAAAATGTGACCATGAACGAGGAGTTTTTTAAAGGTCACTTTCCAGGAGCACCAGTAATGCCAGGCGTTTTAATCGTAGAAGCTATGGCGCAAACAGGTGGTATTTTAGTTTTAAGTACCGTTCCAGACCCAGAAAATTATTTAACTTTTTTCATGAAAATGGATAATGTTAAATTCAAACAAAAAGTAGTGCCAGGTGATACGTTAATATTTAAATGTTCATTAATAACACCAATAAGACGTGGTATTTGCCATATGCAAGGTTATGCTTATGCAAACGGTAAATTATGTGCAGAAGCAGAATTAATGGCACAAATAACAAAAGTAAAATAA
- the lpxD gene encoding UDP-3-O-(3-hydroxymyristoyl)glucosamine N-acyltransferase, with amino-acid sequence MKFTAEQIAGILDGVVEGNPQVEVSKLSKIEEGVEGALTFLANPKYTHYIYTTKASIAIVAKDFVPEQNVSCTLIKVDDAYKSFSKLLEYYNQVKLNKFGIEQPTSISDTAKVGKDIYIGAFTVVGDNVKIGDNVKIFPNCYIGDNVIIDDNTVLFSGAKIYSDCVIGKNCVINSGAIIGADGFGFVPDDQGEYSKVPQIGNVILEDFVDVGAATTIDRATLGSTIIRRGVKLDNQIQIAHNVEIGKNTVIAAQTGIAGSTKIGENCQIGGQVGFAGHLTIGNNVKIQAQSGIGRNIKDNEVLQGSPAFSYVDWNKSYVYFKNLPKLAKTINELEKKGNGNN; translated from the coding sequence ATGAAATTTACCGCAGAACAAATAGCAGGTATTTTAGATGGTGTCGTAGAAGGCAATCCTCAAGTAGAGGTATCTAAATTATCTAAAATAGAAGAAGGTGTAGAAGGCGCTTTGACCTTTTTGGCAAATCCAAAATACACACATTATATATATACTACAAAAGCATCAATTGCTATTGTAGCAAAAGACTTTGTACCTGAGCAAAACGTTAGTTGCACTTTAATTAAGGTGGATGACGCGTATAAGTCATTTTCAAAATTATTAGAGTATTACAATCAAGTAAAGCTAAATAAGTTTGGGATTGAACAACCAACATCCATATCCGATACAGCTAAAGTTGGAAAGGATATTTACATTGGTGCATTTACAGTAGTAGGTGACAACGTAAAAATTGGAGATAATGTAAAGATTTTTCCTAATTGTTATATAGGAGACAATGTTATAATTGACGATAATACAGTGTTGTTTTCTGGAGCAAAAATTTATTCAGACTGTGTGATTGGTAAAAATTGTGTAATTAATTCTGGAGCTATAATTGGAGCAGATGGATTTGGTTTTGTACCTGATGATCAAGGCGAGTATAGTAAAGTACCACAAATTGGAAATGTTATACTTGAAGATTTTGTAGATGTTGGAGCAGCTACAACCATTGACAGAGCTACTTTAGGATCTACAATAATTAGACGAGGTGTAAAATTAGATAACCAAATCCAAATAGCACACAACGTAGAAATTGGAAAAAACACAGTAATAGCTGCTCAAACAGGTATTGCAGGTTCAACTAAAATTGGCGAAAATTGCCAAATAGGAGGTCAAGTAGGTTTTGCAGGACATTTAACTATTGGAAACAATGTTAAAATACAAGCACAATCAGGAATAGGTAGAAATATTAAAGACAATGAGGTGTTACAAGGTTCGCCAGCATTTAGCTACGTGGATTGGAATAAATCTTATGTGTATTTTAAAAATCTTCCAAAATTAGCTAAAACAATAAACGAATTAGAAAAAAAAGGAAATGGGAATAATTAG